The nucleotide sequence ATGGTCATCCTGTCCACGGCCGTGGAGATGGTCAACTACCTGTCGCGGCAGCGCCGGGTGGATCTGGATACGGTGCTTGGCGGACTGTGCGTCTACCTTTTCATGGGCGCGCTCTGGCTCATCCTCTATACGTTGGCTGTGCAGTTCGATCCCCTGGCCTTCGACTTCACGGTTCACGGCCGGAATTTGTCGCTTCGCCATCGCGACAGCCTGCTGCTGTTTTTCAGCTACGTGACGCTTTTGACCACCGGATACGGCGACGTGGTGCCGATTTCCCCCATGGCCCGCACCTTGGCCATCCTGGAAGGCATTTGCGGCCAGTTTTACCTGGTCTTTTTCATGGCCCGGCTGGTGGGGCTGCATGTGGCCGAAAAGGGCGGGGCGGCCCCTTCCTCGTCCCATTCCGAGGAAGGCTAATGCCGTTGACGCCCGCTCCCTGGCCTCTCTCCGGCAAGGATTGACTAGGCCTAAAACGCCGCCAATATCCCCACCACAGCACCCGTGGACAGCGAGGCCAGCACGCCGCCAATAAGCGCCCGGCCGCCCAGGGCCGTGATCTCGGCCTTGCGCGACGGGCAGATGGCCGTCATGCCGGCGAGCAAAATCCCCACCGACCCGCAATTGGCGAAGCTGCACATGGCGTAGGTCAGGATCAGCCGGGCGTGTTCGGAAAGGGCTTCCGGCGGCAGCTTGGCCATGTCG is from Solidesulfovibrio magneticus RS-1 and encodes:
- a CDS encoding potassium channel family protein; translated protein: MPTITPRIATVLPQSGKRFHWLLAALLFQIVASPFVVGAASLILQDFLFLAILLAALGAVNHTPLRRFNSLLALICSAAVVLKYSFPDWYLDVAVSLLGAMVILSTAVEMVNYLSRQRRVDLDTVLGGLCVYLFMGALWLILYTLAVQFDPLAFDFTVHGRNLSLRHRDSLLLFFSYVTLLTTGYGDVVPISPMARTLAILEGICGQFYLVFFMARLVGLHVAEKGGAAPSSSHSEEG